In a genomic window of Callithrix jacchus isolate 240 chromosome 22, calJac240_pri, whole genome shotgun sequence:
- the LOC118150086 gene encoding uncharacterized protein LOC118150086, which produces MVQVLWIVVDGSSNGHTWSHHGTSDSTARCPPKRTTTNRHAGTIHRCSQQPTRGHHTNIHHVSKHVATHALQWLSREQERGSDTMHLEDVTLSERRQAQATPCVIPPQEVSRRRQPLPPPFGSATTRGSKTHSQHLGPPRERDKDSGFHGRHGHHRESKQAHCEDAAPNTRRTPGACAGTRVCPRPRSQAGAAATLQGLEAVRGCFTA; this is translated from the exons ATGGTGCAGGTGTTATGGATAGTGGTTGACGGCTCCTCAAACGGTCACACCTGGAGTCACCATGGGACCAGTGATTCCACTGCTAGATGTCCACCCAAGAGAACCACAACTAACAGACATGCAGGAACCATACACAGATGCTCACAGCAGCCAACACGCGGCCACCACACCAACATCCACCACGTCAGTAAGCACGTGGCCACCCACGCACTGCAGTGGCTCAGCCGCGAACAGGAGCGAGGCTCGGACACGATGCACCTTGAAGACGTCACACTCAGTGAGAGACGCCAGGCACAGGCCACGCCCTGTGTGATTCCACCCCAGGAG GTCTCCCGGCGGCGCCAGCCTCTCCCGCCTCCCTTTGGCTCTGCCACCACCCGAGGCAGCAAGACACACTCTCAGCACCTTGGCCCTCCACGGGAACGAGACAAGGACAGCGGCTTCCATGGGCGTCATGGGCACCACAGGGAGAGCAAGCAGGCTCACTGTGAGGACGCAGCGCCCAACACGCGCAGAACTCCAGGTGCCTGTGCAGGGACCCGCGTCTGCCCGAGGCCTCGGTCGCAGGCAGGTGCCGCAGCCACACTGCAGGGCTTGGAAGCCGTGCGAGGGTGCTTCACCGCATGA